Within the Pangasianodon hypophthalmus isolate fPanHyp1 chromosome 19, fPanHyp1.pri, whole genome shotgun sequence genome, the region tgttggttTGAAAGCTGACATTTGATCCTGAGGAATGAGTGGCATTCCCTATTACAATGCATCCAGTACAGATAATATTATCTGTTCATAGCTGTCAGTTACCCAGTAGCAATCATTGAGAATCcatcacagatattttatttctacTCAAAGATCTTgatatttctgtgtatttttgtaacCAAGTTGCTGGCACTAGGTGCAGCAAGTATGTAGCAGTAATGAGGTGTATTGCTATCTTTGCCTCTACTGTTCCTTTAGTATTGAAAGAAACCTGAATGCCTGCTTCTTCTAACCAACACTACAATTAAATCCCAAATGTGATTCTGTCAATCTGGCAGAGTAAATCAGCCTTAATTATCTTAAATCAATTGTGGTAACATTCCTATTTTATcaagacaataaaatacagtaattgCTGATATTTGAATACACAGCCACATTTTTATGGACAAATGCCAATCCACCTTTGTAtttatgttattgttattggATTTCTTTTATAGTCCCAGACATGCAGACATGAAACAGGCTGAAGCTTTAATCTCCTGATGAATTTCTGCCAAGCCTAGATCATTATCGTAAAACACAGTGTGACAGCCAGAGGGCACTGCACCGTCTGCAAGACCCTGAAAGAAAACACTAATCTCATTTGGCTCTGTTAGGATACACAACAGGGCCAtgagcatgaaaaacaaaagcaaataacCATATAACTAATTACATAGTTATCtcgtcattctctctctctctctctctatgtatatatatatatatatatatatatatatatatatatatatatatgtgtgtgtgtgtgtgtgtgtgtgtgtgtgtgtatatatatatatatatatatatatatatatatatatatatatatgtatatatatatatatatatatatatatatatatatatatgtatatgtatatatatatatatatatatatatatatatatatatatatatatatatgtgtgtgtgtgtgtgaatgccaATCAGTTTTTGAACACCCTCTATTTCTATATTTTGTCATTGATTAAATGACAGTTTATATACGGTATATAATGTACTGTCCTGGTAATAGCACAAAATATTTAAGCATTTGACGATAACTGTGCCAGCTACATAATGTTCTAATTTGGTTGGCTGTAAGCCACATTTTTTCCTGCCCTCGACCATTTGCTATTTCCACACATGAAAGCATCTGACATTCAGAATCCACCAATACAGTGGAGTTGTTGATTCCGCTTGTTTATATACACTGTTTATGGGAGGCTGCTTTAACATAAAAGGCCAGCTGATGCATCATTATACACAGATCATCGTGTGGTTCATTGTAAAGTAATGAAAAAACAGACATGGCAGATATATTGCCCTCATTGAGACAAGGAATTTTGTCAGTATAAATGCATTGTCTTGCCTTGGAGTGTTCAAACATTCATGAACTCCCACAAAAGCacacaagaagaagaaagcacaTTGCTGTAAGTAGTGACAGCCAGCCGGTATTTCTACTACTAAAATATCAATGAGGTGTCTATAGATGAAATCTAATCACATATCATTGCGAAAATTCGCTGAGCTGCCAGCGTGCACTAAATTTTTAAAGGATATAAAGAGGAGCTGTTTTGATTAGATATTGCAGTACGTATTGCAATATAACCTCTTTTTATAATTATGCTTATCTTTGGCATATTACagcctggttaaaaaaaataccaaaaacatATCACACCAGCTATACCATATCATACTACCATACCAACATGTGCCAAAGATCCAAGGCCAAAGGTCAGGctcaaatgaaaaatattagctaaCCCCTAAACAGTCAGaacttatttttcatttattactacaAAAGCATATTATTTAACAACTGTTATAAATTCAGTCACTATGGTGAAACTAAAAGCAAAGTATGCTGttataaaaagttattaaaaggAATGAAAGCttagatttaaatttagattAAATACTGCAATTATCCTGTTCTCAACCTTCTGTTCTCAGGTCCAGCAGTTCAGCGCCAGGTACAGAACGGCCCCACAGCGGAAGAACTGGAGGTGCAGAGAAGGTAAGGTCCTACTTATTACTGCAGCATAATTATGTGAGGCTCACAACGAGACGTGAGAGTCATGGGTTATGCAAAATAAGAGAGATCATTCTCCCTCATGATTGTTTAACAggcagaacattttatttattcacattcGGTGGATGATGCAGTCAGACTTAATGAGAAGCACCAGAATAGAAACTGTGGGAGTGAGAGATCTGGAAGATTATACAGAAAGGCCACTTCTTGAAGTCTGAAGATGGAAGAGTGAAAGTGTGGCATATTTTTGCAGTTATCAGGGTCTGCTGTGTCAGAAACTTGCAGGTGGAAAACTTCACATCTCTCTTCTTATCATCTATCCTCATACAGTGCTGGAAAAAATATCGAACATTATCTGTGCAGTGACTTTTGATATAATGTACAAGTTTAGTACTGTAGCAGAAAGACAGCTGTATATAGATGACAAGTACATATCATAAAGAAACCCTTCTGCAAAATGTTATTGACCCAACATGGAAAGTACTGATTCTAACTTCTGCTCCTTGTACTGTTAATGAAAAGGTTCCATCCAGCACCCTAAAGGTTTATTTGGTTCCTCTCTCTAGGGGAACCTTTTAtgtttctgtgtagaaccctataacTGGGGCTTTGCCTTTCAGAAATCTAGCAAATTCAAAAATTTAGAAAGCTAGCAGCCTTAACCACTCAAAGAAACCTTGGCAAACCCTTTTTCTCAGAGTGTAATGAATATCACTCACAGTATTTTAACTGTATTCATTTCTCAGGGTGGTgtctataataaaatatttgcatgtcTCAGTTATAAAGGTCTTCCTTTATCAAGGAGCCTGCATGTTTGCATTATACATAGGgactttatttatagaaacTGCAATTACTGGTATTCTTGCCAGCCAATTTCATCAACCTACAGaattgcattctttcttttgatACACTCTGCAACCTTTTCTTTCTAATGACCTCCTAGTGAACAGATTATGGCTATCATATGAGATATGCCAACTAAATGTAGGAGAAATGCTTGCAAGGCATCCATCATGTGTGCCAGAACATTCTTTTAAACACAAGAAGCCATGTCTGCTGGGAAAACTGCAGAGATGAATATCTGAGTTGTTCTCAAATACAGTTTTTACTTTAAGTAGGAATTTTTTCAAGAGTTGGTGGCACAGTAGTGCAAGCGATAGCATTGccaccttacagctccagggtctcggGTTTgaccctgagcttgggttactctctgtgtggagtttcgcatgttctccttgtgtctgtgtggttaCCTCTGGGTcctttggtttcctccctccttccaAAATGATGCATGTAGGCAGATCGGTtacgctaaattgcccctaagtaTGAATGTGAGTGTattgtgccctgcagtggactcgcagcccatccagagtgtatttctgcctcacgtccagtgttcccaggataggttctggatccaccatgaccctgactaggataaaacagttattgAAGaggaaagaataaataaattttctcAAGAATTGGAACAGACACATTGCCAATTTGGAGGAAATAAAATCCCAAAGTACCGCGTGTAAAAGAGAAAATTTCTCCAGATCCCCATGTAAAAGTAATTCTGGACAGACCCTAACTCTACACTGCTGAGTGAGAAAGTGTGAGGTCTTATTGCATGACAGTAATTGCATGGTAGTGAGCTGATTGTAATGCTGATTATACACTCTGCTCTCTGACTCTATAAATTGCATGTGTGCTCTGCAGACAGATGGagatgcagcagcagcaacagcagcagcagcaaatgCAGGCACATATTGAGAGAGAGCGACGCTCATCCAACTCAGGTAGGAAATGAAGGAGAGAAATATAGATTTAGCATCAACTCTCACATCCTTGCTACGTATGAAACAAATTTGTATAGGGGGAAATCTTATTAATCTTATTGCTGCTGCCTGTCTTTTTATATTCTCTTTATTGTTTTACCCTTGTTAATGTTTCAGCTAGTATCCATTTTTTGGCAGGCTCCCCATTTCAGGGACATCCCGCAGTGCTCTCGGTGGCACCTCCAAGCATAGTGCCACCCGTCATGTCAATTGGAAGCCCATgcccacctccacctcctcctcctgcacCTCCCGGGCCTCCTCCTCCAGCAGCAGGAGCCCCTCCTCCTCCACCGCCCTTACCTCTGGGTGGAGGTGGGTATGGaggtcatcatcatcatcatcacgagGATGCGCACGCACCCACCGGCCTCGCTGCCATGATCGCTGGGGCCAAACTGCGCCGAGTGCAGAGGGTCCGTTTGATCTTTGAACTCTGCAAATTGCAGCGTGTTATGTGACCCACTGCATGGATTAATTTAAAACTAACAATATCACCACTGATACTATTAATACGTTGTCAGCAGAATGCTCAGAATACTTGAAATTCGTGATGCTTGTTAGTGGCTTCTAGTAACATGGAGACTGGAGCTGATGTCAGGTGTATGATCTTAAATGAGCTTGACATTTCTGAAACCCATATGCATGCAGCATGGTGGAGGTGCTGTGTATATAGAGGTGATGCAGTATAACTGGTGACTGCCCCATTTCTTTACAGCCTGACGAGAGTTCAGGAGCCAAAAACGATGCCAATCGGACGAGCGGAGGGAGTGGGGGCCTGATGGAGGAGATGAATGCCCTGCTGGCACGACGGTCAGGAACAATTCAATTCTTAAAGACAgcaaggtgatttttttttttggaaagtagTATTGGAGCTGAGTAattagagctgttttttttttttttggcactttGCACTTTGCAATTCATAGACGGAAAGCAGCAAACCAGTCAGAGAAAGATGGAGACTGCCAAAATGTAAGTACTtaagtgtagttttttttttttttttcaagcttgtcgcttgtgttttatatataatttttgttgtatattgttttatatataattaatatgacTTGGTAAGCAGTGAAATGCTTAATTCTGTAGTTGGTAAGAAACATTTCATACAGCTATTCTTTATTACAGGATGATGCAAATTCCTCTCCAATGTCTAGAGGACAGAACGCAGGTATGTATTACGTAACCATGATCTTTTAATGCTGccttatggattttttttttcttttgtcttttaacACCAGGGAGCGCAGATGAAAATGATCCATTTGGCCAAATctaatgaataatatatattgtccctgttcaataaataaaatatccacTGTGACAACATATTCTTCATGCTATAGACTGTTCTAATTTATTCTTGTATAACACAATGTCAAAAGGTAATGATAATATTATTAACTTAGCTGATTCGTGTTAATGATAaattaatgtgatttaaaataataaggTGCAAGGGGAGGGATTGCTGCTGTCAAGCagcctgtaattttttttattctcacctGCAGATGGTGCAAAGAAGCCATGGGATCGAGCTAACTCTGCAGAGAGATCATCACTGGTATCAAGGTGAGAGTCTCACAGATCATGGAATATCACCAGCACAAGTAAAAGCTATGCAGTGCTACCAGTACAACTCTATTTGTTTGTAAATCATGGtctaatgaataaataagtaccagctataattacattattctgatataattattttctttgaCTTCTCTGAATGAATCTGCTAATCAGTGATGATGGTGGAAAAGCTCACTGTTGTCattaaaaagcatattttaCATCAGTTTCACATAATTGCcacaaaaatacagtatgtttcagATGATTTTTACATGCTAAGGGAAAGATGGCTGTAGTGTAATAACTTGTATAGACATTTCATACATGAAATGCAGCTCCACTGTGGAACTAAAGTATGTCGATGAAGTATTTAACCCCTTAATCTCTCAGGTTACTATTCAATTATCTGCAGTAaatcatattattcagtaactgctatgaattattcagtaactaatgTAAAACTAATAAGAAAGTTATGTagtcatgataatgattaatgtATGTCTGGACCCACTTAAACCTTCTGatcatgactgtgtgtgtgtgtgtttgtgtgtgtgtgtgtgtgtggtctgttcAGAGTTCGACCTGTGGGCAGTAGCAGTGACACAGACGCCTTAGACTTGGATAGAATGAAACAAGTAAGAGATTAGTCTTGTTAAACTGAGCTATATATTAACTATTGTTACtatgtttgctttgttttttgttttttttttaatttgctgttcATTTCTTTCCCCGTAGGAAATCTTGGAAGAAGTTGTTCGTGAATTGCACAAGGTGAAAGATGAAATCATTGATGGTATGTTTAGAGatttcatgaaaaaataaaattatggtAAAATGAGGCCTTACTTATGCTAAGTGAATCATGAATTAGTAAGTAACttatgtgtctttattttctcttccaGCCATTAGACATGAACTTAGTAGAATTAGCACGACATAATCTCCCAGCCTCATGTGACCCCTCTTTTATGAGCCCTGACCCCTGGCAGGAACCGCTGTAGCTGAAGAGGGGACGACACCCAGCAACGTTACCGCCATGTTAAAGCAAATGTATTAGTTTGCTCTAACATGTAGTCTACCTTGTGGTACCCCTCAGATACAAAAACGGATGGAAGACACTTGCACTGACCTCTCTGTTTTCTggtttaaatttatatttggcAATGACCTTTTCAAGTCTTTAATGTCTTTATAGGAGTTTGTTCTagatgtttttcctttttttggattgcttttattattattattattattattattattattggtagcAGTGTTTATTTAGGTGGTAGTAGGTATTTATTTagtgatttaataataataataataataataataataataataacctgaaCATTGCCCATGTCCACATGTCAGCCTTTTATATTGTTTGacttttattttcctttgtgTTAAAAAGATTTGTTTCTCACCatgattttgtaaaaatgttttttaaactcCTTTTGGCAACACAGATGTGTAACCACTGACAGGAAGGTGGAACATGACACTGGGGGACAGGAGACAAACTTTCTTTTTGGATATTGCgatcttacaaaaaaaaaaaaacactacaccaGAGTATTTGTGATCATgttgttaataaaatgtttattggcTAAAAGGGTACAGTGAGATATGGTTTGTTTTGAAATACCCCCTTTTTTGACTACGTCCTTTCAAGTACATGAAATCAAACTGTGCATAAACTAGGTGATATGATTCATTTGTGAAGGATTTGTACAGGAAACCACTTCAAGCGCGCCCCCTAGAGGCCATACGCCCATTAGCACAATTCCATTTTATACTTAATAAAACTGAAGACCTTTTCAAATGCAAGAGACTGATAAAACATGCATAAGACATCTGAGTGGTTCTTCTGAGGTTTCATGTTTCACTAACTGTACTTTGTAATcgttttacaaaataaaaaaactcagaaataattaaaaaaaaaatcactcgattcaatatatacaataaatgcatacaaataattgaataagacatttatttataggtTTCCTAGTAGATTTGTCGACTTATTGATAGGTTGAATAACATActgatgcatttatttatttatttttgtcattctcCATCCGTCATAAATCTGCTGCCAGTGAGCGTTTTTCTCAAATCTCGCGAGATCTGAAACTGGAGTGGAGAAGCGACGTGATCTCATTGCGAGGCGAAGTGGAGTTATTTGTATTATCGAAGAGAAGAGGGAGGGCAGCTATCGTTTCTCTGagggggtgtgtgtttgtggggcAACGAGTgctgcgtgcgtgcgtgcgtgcgcgcgcgtgtatgtgtgtgtgtgtgtatatgtgtgtatgcaagcaagcaagcaagctgGCGGAATTCAACATGGCATCGGGCGAAACGCTGTATATCGAGACAGACGGCTCGGAGATGCCGGCTGAAATAGTGGAACTTCACGAAATAGAAGTGGAGACAATTCCGGTGGAAACGATCGAGACCACGGTGGTCGGGGGCGACGATGATGACGAACACCAGCCCATGATCGCGCTGCAGCCGCTCGTAACAGACGACCCGAGTCAGGTCCACCATCAGGAGGTGATCCTGGTGCAGACCCGGGAGGAGGTGGTCGGCGGGGACGAGTCCGATCTGCGGACAGACGATGGGTTTGAGGACCAGATCCTCATCCCGGTGCCCGCGCCCGGGTCAGAGGAGGAGTACATCGGACAGACTCTGGTCACGGTAGCCGGGAAGAGTTCCGTGGGCCGGATGAAGAAGGGGGGAAGCGGTGGAAAGAAAGCGGGTAAAAAGACGTACCTGAGCGCTAGCGAAGCcactgggagaaaatgggagCAAAAACAGGTTCAGATAAAGACGCTGGAAGGCGAATTCTCCGTGACGATGTGGGCGTCGGGTAAGTTTGGCTGTGACAAATTTCTAAGTTTCTCTGGTCGCTGGTTTGTGGAGTAGATACAAAGCGCGGCCTTGCAGGGCGTTGTCTGTTTGCATGCTCTATTTTCTCTGACTGTTCCGGTAGAGTGATGGCAGGAGTTTCTTTCTGAGACTTGTGTGCGCGAACATGCGAAGAGTTAGactcttgtgtttttgttttgaagggAAGCCATGTTTTTAAGTGTTGCTGGGCGCCGCCATGTTCCCCGAGTCCAGTATGGCGGCCCGAAAACATGGCGATGGCGCGGCCGAAGGAAGATGGCGGCGTTTGCTGGCGCGAGCGCGCTGCTCGTGTGGAGTGTAGGCCGCTAGTGGGAAGCTAACTTGTTAGCACAGGGTTTAATATCTGCTACAAAAGCTTACTTTACTTTAAGTAGGTCATATTAATGTTATGACACATTTCTGTTGTGATACAGTGATTAAAAACTCGTATTAAGTTAACGGGGTTGTCTGTGAGTCACTTGCATTTCCGTCAACCAGCACTGTatgtagctagctggctaattagGATACGTTTCACCTTATATAGCTGGCTAACTAAATTAGCAACAGCAGCTGTTAGCTAGTACTGATTCCCTACATGGTTTGCGATTCGGTCTTGGTAAAAACGCTTTATTCGAACCCTGAGCGATAGAAATTCGTATTACAATACACTTTTCGTTTTGTCTGAACTCTTTAATGCTTATTAACAGTGCCAGTCATGTATACAGCTCTTTACTGTAAGGAATCAGTAACTAAGGCCCTGAGCGACGCTTCGTCCCCTGTGCAACAAAGCGAAAGACTCCTCCGTGTGATCAGACAGATGCATACATGAATCCAGCTTGCCCTGAGGTTAATGCCAACATTCCTGTCCTGTCTTACTAGTTTGCTTGGAGTTTAGCCGTAGCTAATCCCACATGCAAATGCTGTTGGGTTTTATGAAGCAACgctgctgaattattttctatttcctCATCCTACATCCTAATCCTACCACAAAGTCCATGCATTATTAACCAACATGCACGACtctataaagtgtgtgtaaacagtTCAAAGAGAAATACCACCCAAGCTGCCACTATGCCTGGTTACCTGAACGTACACTcgccgtccactttattaggaacacctgcacagtCATGTAGCATCAGCACAGTGCATGGAATCATGCAGattacaggtcaagagcttcagttaatgttcacatcaaatatcagaaggaagaaaaaatgtgatctctgtgtctttgatcctggcatggatgttggtgccaaataggttggtttgagtatttcataaactgctgggattttcaaacacaacagtctctagagtttacacagaatggtacaaaaaacatcctgtgtgtggagggtttgcaggctgaaacaccttgatgagagagatcagaggagaatgaccagactggtttgagcagacgggaagtctatagtaactcaagtAAGCACActtttacaactgtggtgagcagaaaagcatttcagaacctgcaacacatcaaaccttgaggtggatgagctacaacagcagatcacATCAGGGtccgctcctgtcagccaaaaaaaaaaaaagattctgaggctatcatgggcacagaatCACTGAAACAGTACAGTTTCAGACTGGAGAAAGACCagatgatatatatattttttttttttcctttcttcttcttcttcttctaatcttcagctgtccagtttgggtgagtctgttcccatgataacctcagattcctgttcttggctgacaggagtggaacccaatgtggtcttttgtagcccatccacctcaaggtttgatattttgtgcatgctgagatgcttttctgctcaccatggttgtagaGAGTGATGGCACCATGAACCAATCTGGTCATTTCcctttgacctctcttatcaacaaggcatttctacccactgaactgtcactcacttgatgttttttgttttgcataccattctgtgtaaactctagagactgttttgtgtgaaattcccaagagataagcagtttatgaaatacacaaaccagcccttctggcaccaacatccatgccacagtcaaaatcacagagattgcaccttttcttcattctgatgtttgatgtgaaaattaactgaatctcttgaactgtgtctgcatgattttttgcattgctctgctgccacttgattagctgattagatagctgcatgaatgtacaggtgttcctaaaaaaaaatgaaaacgaCACCCTCTGTGTGCACCATCTCTAACAGTGACAAGTCATGCACAAGGACCACTAATAGTGGACTCAATATTTATGTGCATTGTGCTTTCTTACTCATGCAGAATAATAGGCAAATTCCTGCTATGTGTAATTTACTATGGCGTTACACTATGACACATATTCACAATACTTTTTCTTATTTACCACATGCAGTATTCCACTTCCTTGCTACTTCTCACTTCTCAATGCTTGCACTGATTGCACTGCACCTTGTCAGTTTACTACACACCAGGCACTCAGTTTTGATTCTTGTTTGATTGCACTAATGCAAGTCAGACTTGGTTGtacatttagcaaaaaaaaaaaaaaaaaaaaaaaaagactctgaTGTATATTCTGCATTTGTTCAATACTACAAAGTTCAACGGTTTTCAGTACCATAAGGTAGCAAACAATTCAGTAGTCTAAATTTCAAGTCTTTATTTACATAGATTAACGCTAGGATGGTGTGACTAGAGACAAGTCAGATTGCACATGCAAATGTCATTTGAATGGGCAGATTGAATGACACCGGATGATAATTGTCCGTCTATGTATGGTCTGTGAATCTGACTTGGTAGCAGTGTCAGTTTATTCTCTTTGAAACAATCAACATGTacaaaaagcataaaacattttagagtttttttaagCAGTGTGCTGAATGTCAGATGATGACAGGTGTTTTAGTGCTTTTGCAATAGTAATGTTTTGGGCATTGCAATATTAATTTGTATCTGTATCAAAGTGAAAATGATGGTATCGTGACAACTATAATCATTATATCTGTATTAATAAAACAAGCCATAACTAGTTACATTGACATTGCACAATTTATACAAGATTTTCATAATGATTTGTCATATACTTTTGTTTGCTGTTTAGTAATTTGTAGAACATAATGTGCTTCCATTTTAGATGATAAAAAGGACATTGACCATGAAACAGTGGTGGAGGAGCAGATTATTGGAGAGAACTCTCCTCCAGATTACTCTGAATACATGACTGGAAAAAAACTTCCTCCCGGCGGCATCCCGGGTATCGACCTCTCTGACCCCAAACAGCTCGCGGAATTTGccaggtgagacacacacatgcatttaagTAACTGATGTTTGAGCTTAGCTACTGTACATGACTTGGCATTTGGTTTTCATACTGAATCACACAAAGAAAGGTCATTTTAACTTTACTGTAGTGTGGTTTTTTGGGTGAGAAGTGACTTGTCAGGCTCCATTGAGCAACATGTAATTTGGGTAATGAGTTGTCTGCTGTTATGGAGATAGAAACATTTGTGTATGATAGTGGTAGTTTAGGTAGTTTCTCAGTCCTGATCCTAGGCGCCATTCTTTGTACGTGGATTAATTTGTAAGTGGTTTGGTTTGTTGCAGATTATTGCGAGTCCTCTAATTAAAGTTTTCTACGTTTTGGTTAATTTGGGCTCtcttataaagaaaaaatgccCTGAGATTTTTTGAGCCCTTGCTTTGGTGCTCTGGGAGATACCCGAATCCTATGCTTCTCTGCTTTCTTGTCTAAAGTAAAGCGCGCACTTGTCTCAGAAAACCCGGTGTGGCTATAGTAATCATGTTCTTGGATGTGTTTGAAGAACTAAATTAGTCCATTTGGAAagatcatgtttatttttatctgccATGAATCCTCTCATCTTGCATTTGTTAAGTGATGTATAAAGAACTCGGCCTCTGCCTTGCATATTTAGTTGTTCTTCCTGTCCCCAGTCACCTGGTACAACTCATTGGCTAATCAGCAAGCCTGAACCAGACTGAACTGGTTGAATTAGAGAAGGGAAAATGACGTGCAAGATGGGGGTACTCCAAGAACAGAATCGAAAAACACTGACTTAGGTAATAAGGGTCTGTGCTAGTGGGCATGACATTATGAGGTCAAATCCGATGACAGTCACTCcgggggtctcatttatcaaccatgCATATGCATAGTTTTGTGGGTAAACAGTGCATATGCACATTTCTACACACAGAACATTATCAGTTTCTTCTTGTGCTTGAGGATGTGAGGATATTTTTCACTCCTGACCACAGATATACAGGAAACCATGCTTAGACATGGTCTTCTTATACATTTTGACGTGCTCCATGTCATCAGCAACATGCAGTACCATGAGCAGGCTACCTTTTTAAAGGGAAGCTGTTTACTATATATGGTGATTTGGGGcttttctttatgcaaatgagagtgGTCATGCACAAGCAGAGCAATTTagaatgtgtgtgatttatcaACGTCTGTTGTGTACAGCTGTGCGTACGCACGTATGATAAATGCCAATTTTCAACTGGCGCTTCTTGCACACAGATGTAGAACTTGTTCTACGCGTGCTTTGATAAATCAGAGCCCAGGTCCTTAACCGTCCTCAACTGTACAGCTCTTTAGTAAGTTCTTTCCATTGTATGTTCCTAAACACTgtactttttgttattttctattaTGTGGAGAAAGTGGTCGGTATTGCTATTGAATGTTCTGAGAAATTAGTGTTTGGCTTCTCAGCACATTGACTGGAGAATGCGCTGTGACTTGAAATTAATCACTAGTAATTGCTCTCAGGTTAGGGTTTTTGAAAGGATTTGTAGAAATCTTGTTAGCAGCTAATTACAGATAACTGTAATTAGCTCTGTGTGGAACTCTTAGGCAATCAAGGCTAAAGAAATTAATGCAAAAGATTTTTCCATATGTGCCCTTAGTGCATGAATtgcagtgaaataaaatgaagtcatgttacagtaaacagtggttatatttaaattatacacattttagtCTACATTTTAATCTACAAGTATTAACTGAGGTCTTTTCTTACAGTAACAATAGCGGCTCTTTGGGTCACACTTCAGTACGGTAAGACATGGACCTGTGAC harbors:
- the evlb gene encoding enah/Vasp-like b isoform X1 encodes the protein MDINLQSHRFYFPQIYCDANAQVIEYKLSEQSICQARASVMVYDDTSKKWVPIKPGQQGFSRINIYHNTASNTFRVVGVKLQDQQVVINYSIVKGLKYNQATPTFHQWRDARQVYGLNFASKEEATTFSNAMLFALNVLSTQEAGPAVQRQVQNGPTAEELEVQRRQMEMQQQQQQQQQMQAHIERERRSSNSGSPFQGHPAVLSVAPPSIVPPVMSIGSPCPPPPPPPAPPGPPPPAAGAPPPPPPLPLGGGGYGGHHHHHHEDAHAPTGLAAMIAGAKLRRVQRPDESSGAKNDANRTSGGSGGLMEEMNALLARRRKAANQSEKDGDCQNDDANSSPMSRGQNADGAKKPWDRANSAERSSLVSRVRPVGSSSDTDALDLDRMKQEILEEVVRELHKVKDEIIDAIRHELSRISTT
- the evlb gene encoding enah/Vasp-like b isoform X2 produces the protein MSEQSICQARASVMVYDDTSKKWVPIKPGQQGFSRINIYHNTASNTFRVVGVKLQDQQVVINYSIVKGLKYNQATPTFHQWRDARQVYGLNFASKEEATTFSNAMLFALNVLSTQEAGPAVQRQVQNGPTAEELEVQRRQMEMQQQQQQQQQMQAHIERERRSSNSGSPFQGHPAVLSVAPPSIVPPVMSIGSPCPPPPPPPAPPGPPPPAAGAPPPPPPLPLGGGGYGGHHHHHHEDAHAPTGLAAMIAGAKLRRVQRPDESSGAKNDANRTSGGSGGLMEEMNALLARRRKAANQSEKDGDCQNDDANSSPMSRGQNADGAKKPWDRANSAERSSLVSRVRPVGSSSDTDALDLDRMKQEILEEVVRELHKVKDEIIDAIRHELSRISTT
- the yy1b gene encoding transcriptional repressor protein YY1b isoform X3 — encoded protein: MCVCVYMCVCKQASKLAEFNMASGETLYIETDGSEMPAEIVELHEIEVETIPVETIETTVVGGDDDDEHQPMIALQPLVTDDPSQVHHQEVILVQTREEVVGGDESDLRTDDGFEDQILIPVPAPGSEEEYIGQTLVTVAGKSSVGRMKKGGSGGKKAGKKTYLSASEATGRKWEQKQVQIKTLEGEFSVTMWASDDKKDIDHETVVEEQIIGENSPPDYSEYMTGKKLPPGGIPGIDLSDPKQLAEFASVVSSFCSLRMKPRKVKEDDAPRTIACPHKGCTKMFRDNSAMRKHLHTHGPRVHVCAECGKAFVESSKLKRHQLVHTGEKPFQCTFEGCGKRFSLDFNLRTHVRIHTGDRPYVCPFDGCNKKFAQSTNLKSHILTHAKAKNNQ
- the yy1b gene encoding transcriptional repressor protein YY1b isoform X1; the protein is MCVCVYMCVCKQASKLAEFNMASGETLYIETDGSEMPAEIVELHEIEVETIPVETIETTVVGGDDDDEHQPMIALQPLVTDDPSQVHHQEVILVQTREEVVGGDESDLRTDDGFEDQILIPVPAPGSEEEYIGQTLVTVAGKSSVGRMKKGGSGGKKAGKKTYLSASEATGRKWEQKQVQIKTLEGEFSVTMWASDDKKDIDHETVVEEQIIGENSPPDYSEYMTGKKLPPGGIPGIDLSDPKQLAEFASNNSGSLGHTSVRMKPRKVKEDDAPRTIACPHKGCTKMFRDNSAMRKHLHTHGPRVHVCAECGKAFVESSKLKRHQLVHTGEKPFQCTFEGCGKRFSLDFNLRTHVRIHTGDRPYVCPFDGCNKKFAQSTNLKSHILTHAKAKNNQ
- the yy1b gene encoding transcriptional repressor protein YY1b isoform X2, which gives rise to MCVCVYMCVCKQASKLAEFNMASGETLYIETDGSEMPAEIVELHEIEVETIPVETIETTVVGGDDDDEHQPMIALQPLVTDDPSQVHHQEVILVQTREEVVGGDESDLRTDDGFEDQILIPVPAPGSEEEYIGQTLVTVAGKSSVGRMKKGGSGGKKAGKKTYLSASEATGRKWEQKQVQIKTLEGEFSVTMWASDDKKDIDHETVVEEQIIGENSPPDYSEYMTGKKLPPGGIPGIDLSDPKQLAEFARMKPRKVKEDDAPRTIACPHKGCTKMFRDNSAMRKHLHTHGPRVHVCAECGKAFVESSKLKRHQLVHTGEKPFQCTFEGCGKRFSLDFNLRTHVRIHTGDRPYVCPFDGCNKKFAQSTNLKSHILTHAKAKNNQ